The following are encoded in a window of Haliotis asinina isolate JCU_RB_2024 chromosome 14, JCU_Hal_asi_v2, whole genome shotgun sequence genomic DNA:
- the LOC137260746 gene encoding uncharacterized protein translates to MADFVTPAFDAFNASSGIGAPQHTSTPLPKRRVVPSLTIPVPDTNHHAPTLSSLHPMSSPSYLPSSCIPSPYSFFPPCSAMYYTPSFGSGAFTAPSYQLLPSPSFLPPSPSYLPSHRFVCSPVPVSPSFPPRTIPSPSSSSLPILPESNSATTLPTTPTHQHSKSVDVSPVTETRPLDFKSPSCPRPDIGKALDDIIAKTLGTDLTTKSINNDRQSALENRLQALQPRFPTEVKELSSFLAFHSSSIQKEHQQCLQDGFFPTDYHNWLTNRYNDQLHLVFTSIEKRVTTLENQGKMSARPVSRNLNPESIVLMEKWYHEHLNNPYPTQTEAEDMANKGGISLSQVRKWFSNKRHRTRKPRSVKAAVAAKQCEEFLSGILQM, encoded by the exons ATGGCTGACTTTGTAACTCCTGCTTTTGATGCCTTTAACGCCAGTTCCGGTATCG GAGCCCCTCAGCACACATCAACTCCTCTCCCCAAGAGACGTGTAGTGCCATCCCTGACAATTCCAGTGCCTGACACAAACCATCATGCGCCAACTCTCTCCAGCCTCCACCCGATGTCATCTCCGTCCTACCTCCCCTCATCCTGCATTCCCAGTCCCTACAGCTTCTTCCCTCCCTGTTCTGCCATGTACTACACTCCCAGCTTCGGATCAGGTGCCTTCACTGCTCCCAGCTATCAGTTATTACCGAGTCCATCATTCCTGCCACCAAGCCCATCCTACCTTCCATCCCACCGATTCGTGTGTTCACCTGTACCAGTGAGTCCATCCTTCCCACCGAGGACGATTCCAAGTCCATCAAGTTCAAGTCTGCCCATCCTACCAGAATCGAATTCAGCCACCACTCTTCCAACTACACCAACGCATCAGCATTCAAAGTCTGTGGACGTCAGCCCAGTCACAGAGACTCGACCACTTGACTTCAAGTCGCCGTCTTGTCCCAGGCCCGATATTGGTAAAGCTCTTGATGACATCATAGCAAAAACACTTGGTACAGATCTGACGACAAAGAGTATCAACAACGACCGCCAGTCAGCTCTTGAAAACAGACTCCAAGCACTCCAGCCAAGGTTCCCAACAGAGGTAAAGGAACTATCCAGTTTTCTTGCCTTCCATTCCTCATCTATTCAGAAGGAACATCAACAGTGTCTACAAGATGGATTCTTCCCAACGGACTACCACAATTGGCTGACCAACAGatacaatgatcaactgcacCTAGTGTTCACAAGCATCGAGAAACGTGTGACCACCCTGGAGAACCAAGGCAAGATGTCAGCCCGTCCTGTCAGCAGAAACCTCAATCCTGAATCAATCGTCTTGATGGAGAAGTGGTACCATGAGCATCTCAACAACCCCTACCCAACTCAAACAGAAGCTGAAGACATGGCCAACAAGGGGGGCATTAGCCTTTCTCAAGTCCGAAAGTGGTTTTCCAACAAAAGACACAGGACCAGGAAACCCAGATCTGTCAAAGCTGCAGTTGCTGCCAAGCAGTGTGAAGAATTCCTGTCTGGGATACTTCAGATGTAA
- the LOC137260747 gene encoding uncharacterized protein — protein MADFVTPAFDAFNASSGIGAPQHTSTPLPKRRVVPSLTIPVPDTNHHAPTLSSLHPMSSPSYLPSSCIPSPYSFFPPCSAMYYTPSFGSGAFTAPSYQLLPSPSFLPPSPSYLPSHRFGCSPVPVSPSFPPRTIPSPSSSSLPILPESNSATTLPTTPTHQHSKSVDVSPVTETRPLDFKSPSCPRPDIGKALDDIIAKTLGTDLTTKSINNDRQSALENRLQALQPRFPTEVKELSSFLAFHSSSIQKEHQQCLQDGFFPTDYHNWLTNRYNDQLHLVFTSIEKRVTTLENQGKMSARPVSRNLNPESIVLMEKWYHEHLNNPYPTQTEAEDMANKGGISLSQVRKWFSNKRHRTRKPRSVKAVVAAKQCEEFLSGILQM, from the exons ATGGCTGACTTTGTAACTCCTGCTTTTGATGCCTTTAACGCCAGTTCCGGTATCG GAGCCCCTCAGCACACATCAACTCCTCTCCCCAAGAGACGTGTAGTGCCATCCCTGACAATTCCAGTGCCTGACACAAACCATCATGCGCCAACTCTCTCCAGCCTCCACCCGATGTCATCTCCGTCCTACCTCCCCTCATCCTGCATTCCCAGTCCCTACAGCTTCTTCCCTCCCTGTTCTGCCATGTACTACACTCCCAGCTTCGGATCAGGTGCCTTCACTGCTCCCAGCTATCAGTTATTACCGAGTCCATCATTCCTGCCACCAAGCCCATCCTACCTTCCATCCCACCGATTCGGGTGTTCACCTGTACCAGTGAGTCCATCCTTCCCACCGAGGACGATTCCAAGTCCATCAAGTTCAAGTCTGCCCATCCTACCAGAATCGAATTCAGCCACCACTCTTCCAACTACACCAACGCATCAGCATTCAAAGTCTGTGGACGTCAGCCCAGTCACAGAGACTCGACCACTTGACTTCAAGTCGCCGTCTTGTCCCAGGCCCGATATTGGTAAAGCTCTTGATGACATCATAGCAAAAACACTTGGTACAGATCTGACGACAAAGAGTATCAACAACGACCGCCAGTCAGCTCTTGAAAACAGACTCCAAGCACTCCAGCCAAGGTTCCCAACAGAGGTAAAGGAACTATCCAGTTTTCTTGCCTTCCATTCCTCATCTATTCAGAAGGAACATCAACAGTGTCTACAAGATGGATTCTTCCCAACGGACTACCACAATTGGCTGACCAACAGatacaatgatcaactgcacCTAGTGTTCACAAGCATCGAGAAACGTGTGACCACCCTGGAGAACCAAGGCAAGATGTCAGCCCGTCCTGTCAGCAGAAACCTCAATCCTGAATCAATCGTCTTGATGGAGAAGTGGTACCATGAGCATCTCAACAACCCCTACCCAACTCAAACAGAAGCTGAAGACATGGCCAACAAGGGGGGCATTAGCCTTTCTCAAGTCCGAAAGTGGTTTTCCAACAAAAGACACAGGACCAGGAAACCCAGATCTGTCAAAGCTGTAGTTGCTGCCAAGCAGTGTGAAGAATTCCTGTCTGGGATACTTCAGATGTAA
- the LOC137260749 gene encoding uncharacterized protein yields MADFVTPAVGAFNASSGIGAPQHTSTPLPKRRVVPSLTIPVPDTNHHAPTLSSLHPMSSPSYLPSSCIPSPYSFFPPCSAMYYTPSFGSGAFTAPSYQLLPSPSFLPPSPSYLPSHRFVCSPVPVSPSFPPRTIPSPSSSSLPILPESNSATTLPTTPTHQHSKSVDVSPVTETRPLDFKSPSCPRPDIGKALDDIIAKTLGTDLTTKSINNDRQSALENRLQALQPRFPTEVKELSSFLAFHSSSIQKEHQQCLQDGFFPTDYHNWLTNRYNDQLHLVFTSIEKRVTTLENQGKMSARPVSRNLNPESIVLMEKWYHEHLNNPYPTQTEAEDMANKGGISLSQVRKWFSNKRHRTRKPRSVKAVVAAKQCEEFLSGILQM; encoded by the exons ATGGCTGACTTTGTAACTCCTGCTGTTGGTGCCTTTAACGCCAGTTCCGGTATCG GAGCCCCTCAGCACACATCAACTCCTCTCCCCAAGAGACGTGTAGTGCCATCCCTGACAATTCCAGTGCCTGACACAAACCATCATGCGCCAACTCTCTCCAGCCTCCACCCGATGTCATCTCCGTCCTACCTCCCCTCATCCTGCATTCCCAGTCCCTACAGCTTCTTCCCTCCCTGTTCTGCCATGTACTACACTCCCAGCTTCGGATCAGGTGCCTTCACTGCTCCCAGCTATCAGTTATTACCGAGTCCATCATTCCTGCCACCAAGTCCATCCTACCTTCCATCCCACCGATTCGTGTGTTCACCTGTACCAGTGAGTCCATCCTTCCCACCGAGGACGATTCCAAGTCCATCAAGTTCAAGTCTGCCCATCCTACCAGAATCGAATTCAGCCACCACTCTTCCAACTACACCAACGCATCAGCATTCAAAGTCTGTGGACGTCAGCCCAGTCACAGAGACTCGACCACTTGACTTCAAGTCGCCGTCTTGTCCCAGGCCCGATATTGGTAAAGCTCTTGATGACATCATAGCAAAAACACTTGGTACAGATCTGACGACAAAGAGTATCAACAACGACCGCCAGTCAGCTCTTGAAAACAGACTCCAAGCACTCCAGCCAAGGTTCCCAACAGAGGTAAAGGAACTATCCAGTTTTCTTGCCTTCCATTCCTCATCTATTCAGAAGGAACATCAACAGTGTCTACAAGATGGATTCTTCCCAACGGACTACCACAATTGGCTGACCAACAGatacaatgatcaactgcacCTAGTGTTCACAAGCATCGAGAAACGTGTGACCACCCTGGAGAACCAAGGCAAGATGTCAGCCCGTCCTGTCAGCAGAAACCTCAATCCTGAATCAATCGTCTTGATGGAGAAGTGGTACCATGAGCATCTCAACAACCCCTACCCAACTCAAACAGAAGCTGAAGACATGGCCAACAAGGGGGGCATTAGCCTTTCTCAAGTCCGAAAGTGGTTTTCCAACAAAAGACACAGGACCAGGAAACCCAGATCTGTCAAAGCTGTAGTTGCTGCCAAGCAGTGTGAAGAATTCCTGTCTGGGATACTTCAGATGTAA